One genomic segment of Arachis duranensis cultivar V14167 chromosome 4, aradu.V14167.gnm2.J7QH, whole genome shotgun sequence includes these proteins:
- the LOC107486430 gene encoding uncharacterized protein LOC107486430, whose product MALPFGKITILLGAGLVGSVLAKEGGLPDISSVVSGAYKVFWKLGKSDESAPAGKKPHNDALIAQVNSLRQELQLLARDRSITIVNASGTGGKKYVTVLVIVVAGYGYIWWKGWKLPDLMFATRRGLSDACTSIGNQMGKLYESVEDAKKKLSARINRLDKSLDECASLTETTREEISVIQQEADTISGDFKSVRVAVHVLESKIKEIEKKQVATTEGVYRLCNISTEIQASLINSPKPASELPPVSPSSRATLPGPSRLSLEPPSATPLSRNGSMPPALSIDPPSPSNSAGSYQEDAEISEEMNYTNNRTNSNIIPPKDVQTHSSSSGLFGKFTGYAPSFLTRTRSATDSVVQQIRSSS is encoded by the exons ATGGCTCTTCCATTCGGCAAGATCACGATCCTCCTTGGTGCAG GTCTTGTTGGTTCGGTCCTCGCAAAGGAGGGGGGTCTTCCTGATATCTCTAGTGTTGTCTCCGGTGCTTACAAG GTTTTTTGGAAGCTAGGTAAAAGTGATGAGTCTGCTCCAGCTGGTAAAAAGCCACATAATGATGCTTTGATTGCCCAG GTTAACAGCCTTCGGCAGGAACTACAACTCCTTGCTAGAGATAGATCAATCACAATTGTGAATGCAAGTGGAACAG GTGGGAAGAAATATGTCACAGTGCTTGTTATTGTTGTGGCAGGATATGGCTATATTTGGTGGAAG GGGTGGAAACTTCCTGATTTGATGTTTGCGACAAGGCGTGGTTTATCTGATGCTTGCACATCTATTGGTAATCAGATGGGGAAGCTATATGAATCAGTTGAG GATGCCAAAAAGAAGTTATCTGCTAGAATCAACCGTCTGGATAAAAGTTTAGATGAATGTGCTTCCCTTACTGAAACTACCAGGGAGGAG ATCTCGGTAATTCAACAGGAAGCAGATACAATAAGCGGAGATTTCAAGTCTGTCCGAGTTGCTGTCCATGTCCTG GAatcgaaaatcaaagaaatagaaaagaagcag GTGGCCACAACTGAAGGAGTATATAGGTTATGCAATATTTCTACAGAGATTCAG GCATCTTTAATCAATTCTCCCAAGCCTGCAAGTGAGCTACCACCAGTTTCCCCTTCTTCTAGG GCTACGCTGCCGGGTCCTTCAAGGCTATCTCTTGAGCCACCATCTGCTACACCATTGTCAAGG AATGGATCTATGCCTCCGGCTTTGTCAATTGATCCTCCTTCTCCATCGAATTCTGCTGGATCTTACCAG GAGGACGCTGAGATTTCAGAGGAGATGAATTACACAAATAATCGTACAAATTCAAACATAATTCCTCCTAAAGATGTTCAAACCCACAGTTCCAGTTCTGGCTTGTTTGGGAAGTTTACCGGCTATGCACCGTCGTTTCTGACGAGAACACGCAGTGCAACAGATTCAGTTGTACAGCAAATCCGCTCGAGTAGTTAA